One Setaria italica strain Yugu1 chromosome II, Setaria_italica_v2.0, whole genome shotgun sequence DNA segment encodes these proteins:
- the LOC101760070 gene encoding something about silencing protein 10 isoform X4 — protein sequence MGKRPRTTPRRAPARPPPKSKRTDELAAMSDSDDDEIEAFHKQQDMIPLDDDDARESEDDDMEQPVFDLKGVSDSETDDGEGEENDNMEANYEDWDKGYIAKLKRAARVVKQIAGGDDSMDEQEEDEKTKNVWGRGKGAYYDKQLGESGDDELDYEEEVQRIQKENQENLSMKDFGLEDGESDEENDGTKASNHETKMKENLAVLSSNDKMGVLYSSAPELVSLLSELKEAHEEFRAIGQLNNQVTAGLGKAKGGMLPLEVKKACLLAYCQAITFYLLMKAEGLSVQDHPVISRLVETKNMVDKMKQVTTNLGRQEGSTDGHNMDSGTIQADKIVSLDKQEGKCSKVLTLDKVKQGAEVSESRKSEPSNNDRHKVNKEKNKDEHIGLQSLEMLKVRANLEERLKKKGLYNLTRSKPEKLSKTRTTSNQDLQTLDDFDDEVQRNNQMMKPSKLVAAAAKSNKNKFVSGDDDLPKRDNVGERRRKHELRVLSRVGANSVEYDHELPEDGDGSEDEFYQDVKRQRTEKLSFKNEKYLPTRGIQPVEEETEGDGKRKISYQIEKNRGLTRSRNRDKKNPRKNYRDKHKKKLVKRKGQVRDIKKPSRPYGGEMSGINPNVSRSVRFKS from the exons ATGGGGAAGAGGCCGAGGACGactccgcggcgcgcgccggcaCGGCCCCCTCCGAAGTCCAAGCGGACCGACGAGCTGGCGGCGATGTCcgactccgacgacgacgagattGAAGCAT TCCACAAGCAGCAGGACATGATCCCccttgacgacgacgatg CGAGGGAGTCGGAGGATGACGATATGGAGCAGCCCGTGTTCGACCTGAAG GGTGTTTCTGATAGCGAAACTGATGATGGCGAAGGAGAAGAGAACGATAACATGGAAGCTAACTATGAAGATTGGGACAAAGGGTATATTGCAAAAT TAAAAAGAGCAGCGAGGGTTGTGAAACAAATTGCTGGAGGTGATGATAGCATGGATGAGCAGGAGGAAGATGAAAAGACCAAAAATGTTTGGGGCAGAGGTAAAGGGGCATACTATGACAAACAGCTTGGTGAAAGTGGTGATGATGAGTTGGATTATGAGGAGGAGGTGCAAAGGATCCAAAAAGAAAATCAAGAAAATCTGTCTATGAAAGATTTTGGATTAGAAGATGGTGAAAGTGATGAAGAGAATGATGGCACAAAG GCATCCAACCATGAAACCAAAATGAAAGAAAACCTTGCTGTCCTATCAAGCAATGACAAAATGGGTGTGCTATACAG TTCTGCTCCTGAACTCGTTAGCTTGTTGTCTGAGTTGAAGGAGGCCCATGAAGAATTTAGGGCTATAGGACAGCTCAACAATCAG GTGACAGCTGGTCTAGGCAAAGCTAAAGGTGGAATGCTACCTTTGGAAGTGAAGAAAGCTTGTTTGCTTGCTTATTGTCAAGCTATTACCTTCTACCTCCTTATGAAAGCTGAGGGGTTGTCCGTGCAGGATCATCCTGTAATTTCTCGCCTTGTAGAGACCAAGAATATGGTAGACAAG ATGAAGCAAGTCACCACGAATCTAGGTAGGCAAGAGGGGAGCACTGATGGCCATAACATGGATAGTGGCACCATCCAAGCTGATAAGATAGTCTCATTGGACAAACAGGAGGGCAAATGTAGCAAAGTACTAACACTGGATAAAGTGAAACAA GGTGCTGAAGTCTCTGAATCGAGAAAGAGTGAGCCTTCTAATAATGATCGCCACAAAGTTAACAAAGAGAAGAACAAG GATGAGCACATAGGCTTGCAAAGCCTggaaatgttgaaagtaagagCCAACCTTGAGGAAAGATTAAAGAAAAAGGGGCTCTATAATTTGACAAGATCGAAGCCAGAGAAGTTGTCAAAAACCAGGACAACTAGTAATCA AGACCTGCAGACATTGGATGACTTTGATGATGAAGTGCAGAGGAATAATCAAATGATGAAACCTAGCAAGCTTGTGGCAGCTGCTGCTAAATCTAATAAAAACAAG TTTGTTTCTGGTGATGATGATCTTCCAAAGCGAGATAATGTTGGTGAAAGGCGGAGGAAACATGAGCTTCGTGTCCTATCAAGAGTAGGAGCTAACTCAGTTGAATATGATCATGAGTTGCCAGAAGATGGTGACGGTTCTGAAGACGAGTTCTATCAGGATGTGAAAAGACAGAGGACTGAAAAACTGTCATTTAAGAATGAGAAGTACTTACC AACTCGTGGCATTCAACCCGTGGAGGAAGAAACTGAAGgagatggcaagaggaagatTTCATATCAG ATCGAGAAGAACAGGGGCTTGACACGTTCCAGAAATAGGGACAAGAAGAATCCGCGAAAGAACTACAGG GATAAGCATAAGAAAAAGCTTGTCAAGCGGAAAGGCCAAGTGCGTGACATCAAGAAGCCATCCCGTCCCTATGGAGGTGAAATGTCCGGCATCAACCCTAACGTTAGCCGCAGCGTTCGGTTCAAGAGTTAA
- the LOC101760070 gene encoding something about silencing protein 10 isoform X2 — translation MGKRPRTTPRRAPARPPPKSKRTDELAAMSDSDDDEIEAFHKQQDMIPLDDDDARESEDDDMEQPVFDLKGVSDSETDDGEGEENDNMEANYEDWDKGYIAKLKRAARVVKQIAGGDDSMDEQEEDEKTKNVWGRGKGAYYDKQLGESGDDELDYEEEVQRIQKENQENLSMKDFGLEDGESDEENDGTKASNHETKMKENLAVLSSNDKMGVLYSSAPELVSLLSELKEAHEEFRAIGQLNNQVTAGLGKAKGGMLPLEVKKACLLAYCQAITFYLLMKAEGLSVQDHPVISRLVETKNMVDKMKQVTTNLGRQEGSTDGHNMDSGTIQADKIVSLDKQEGKCSKVLTLDKVKQGAEVSESRKSEPSNNDRHKVNKEKNKDEHIGLQSLEMLKVRANLEERLKKKGLYNLTRSKPEKLSKTRTTSNQRDLQTLDDFDDEVQRNNQMMKPSKLVAAAAKSNKNKFVSGDDDLPKRDNVGERRRKHELRVLSRVGANSVEYDHELPEDGDGSEDEFYQDVKRQRTEKLSFKNEKYLPTRGIQPVEEETEGDGKRKISYQIEKNRGLTRSRNRDKKNPRKNYRDKHKKKLVKRKGQVRDIKKPSRPYGGEMSGINPNVSRSVRFKS, via the exons ATGGGGAAGAGGCCGAGGACGactccgcggcgcgcgccggcaCGGCCCCCTCCGAAGTCCAAGCGGACCGACGAGCTGGCGGCGATGTCcgactccgacgacgacgagattGAAGCAT TCCACAAGCAGCAGGACATGATCCCccttgacgacgacgatg CGAGGGAGTCGGAGGATGACGATATGGAGCAGCCCGTGTTCGACCTGAAG GGTGTTTCTGATAGCGAAACTGATGATGGCGAAGGAGAAGAGAACGATAACATGGAAGCTAACTATGAAGATTGGGACAAAGGGTATATTGCAAAAT TAAAAAGAGCAGCGAGGGTTGTGAAACAAATTGCTGGAGGTGATGATAGCATGGATGAGCAGGAGGAAGATGAAAAGACCAAAAATGTTTGGGGCAGAGGTAAAGGGGCATACTATGACAAACAGCTTGGTGAAAGTGGTGATGATGAGTTGGATTATGAGGAGGAGGTGCAAAGGATCCAAAAAGAAAATCAAGAAAATCTGTCTATGAAAGATTTTGGATTAGAAGATGGTGAAAGTGATGAAGAGAATGATGGCACAAAG GCATCCAACCATGAAACCAAAATGAAAGAAAACCTTGCTGTCCTATCAAGCAATGACAAAATGGGTGTGCTATACAG TTCTGCTCCTGAACTCGTTAGCTTGTTGTCTGAGTTGAAGGAGGCCCATGAAGAATTTAGGGCTATAGGACAGCTCAACAATCAG GTGACAGCTGGTCTAGGCAAAGCTAAAGGTGGAATGCTACCTTTGGAAGTGAAGAAAGCTTGTTTGCTTGCTTATTGTCAAGCTATTACCTTCTACCTCCTTATGAAAGCTGAGGGGTTGTCCGTGCAGGATCATCCTGTAATTTCTCGCCTTGTAGAGACCAAGAATATGGTAGACAAG ATGAAGCAAGTCACCACGAATCTAGGTAGGCAAGAGGGGAGCACTGATGGCCATAACATGGATAGTGGCACCATCCAAGCTGATAAGATAGTCTCATTGGACAAACAGGAGGGCAAATGTAGCAAAGTACTAACACTGGATAAAGTGAAACAA GGTGCTGAAGTCTCTGAATCGAGAAAGAGTGAGCCTTCTAATAATGATCGCCACAAAGTTAACAAAGAGAAGAACAAG GATGAGCACATAGGCTTGCAAAGCCTggaaatgttgaaagtaagagCCAACCTTGAGGAAAGATTAAAGAAAAAGGGGCTCTATAATTTGACAAGATCGAAGCCAGAGAAGTTGTCAAAAACCAGGACAACTAGTAATCA AAGAGACCTGCAGACATTGGATGACTTTGATGATGAAGTGCAGAGGAATAATCAAATGATGAAACCTAGCAAGCTTGTGGCAGCTGCTGCTAAATCTAATAAAAACAAG TTTGTTTCTGGTGATGATGATCTTCCAAAGCGAGATAATGTTGGTGAAAGGCGGAGGAAACATGAGCTTCGTGTCCTATCAAGAGTAGGAGCTAACTCAGTTGAATATGATCATGAGTTGCCAGAAGATGGTGACGGTTCTGAAGACGAGTTCTATCAGGATGTGAAAAGACAGAGGACTGAAAAACTGTCATTTAAGAATGAGAAGTACTTACC AACTCGTGGCATTCAACCCGTGGAGGAAGAAACTGAAGgagatggcaagaggaagatTTCATATCAG ATCGAGAAGAACAGGGGCTTGACACGTTCCAGAAATAGGGACAAGAAGAATCCGCGAAAGAACTACAGG GATAAGCATAAGAAAAAGCTTGTCAAGCGGAAAGGCCAAGTGCGTGACATCAAGAAGCCATCCCGTCCCTATGGAGGTGAAATGTCCGGCATCAACCCTAACGTTAGCCGCAGCGTTCGGTTCAAGAGTTAA
- the LOC101760070 gene encoding something about silencing protein 10 isoform X5: MGKRPRTTPRRAPARPPPKSKRTDELAAMSDSDDDEIEAFHKQQDMIPLDDDDARESEDDDMEQPVFDLKGVSDSETDDGEGEENDNMEANYEDWDKGYIAKLKRAARVVKQIAGGDDSMDEQEEDEKTKNVWGRGKGAYYDKQLGESGDDELDYEEEVQRIQKENQENLSMKDFGLEDGESDEENDGTKQASNHETKMKENLAVLSSNDKMGVLYSSAPELVSLLSELKEAHEEFRAIGQLNNQVTAGLGKAKGGMLPLEVKKACLLAYCQAITFYLLMKAEGLSVQDHPVISRLVETKNMVDKMKQVTTNLGRQEGSTDGHNMDSGTIQADKIVSLDKQEGKCSKGAEVSESRKSEPSNNDRHKVNKEKNKDEHIGLQSLEMLKVRANLEERLKKKGLYNLTRSKPEKLSKTRTTSNQRDLQTLDDFDDEVQRNNQMMKPSKLVAAAAKSNKNKFVSGDDDLPKRDNVGERRRKHELRVLSRVGANSVEYDHELPEDGDGSEDEFYQDVKRQRTEKLSFKNEKYLPTRGIQPVEEETEGDGKRKISYQIEKNRGLTRSRNRDKKNPRKNYRDKHKKKLVKRKGQVRDIKKPSRPYGGEMSGINPNVSRSVRFKS; this comes from the exons ATGGGGAAGAGGCCGAGGACGactccgcggcgcgcgccggcaCGGCCCCCTCCGAAGTCCAAGCGGACCGACGAGCTGGCGGCGATGTCcgactccgacgacgacgagattGAAGCAT TCCACAAGCAGCAGGACATGATCCCccttgacgacgacgatg CGAGGGAGTCGGAGGATGACGATATGGAGCAGCCCGTGTTCGACCTGAAG GGTGTTTCTGATAGCGAAACTGATGATGGCGAAGGAGAAGAGAACGATAACATGGAAGCTAACTATGAAGATTGGGACAAAGGGTATATTGCAAAAT TAAAAAGAGCAGCGAGGGTTGTGAAACAAATTGCTGGAGGTGATGATAGCATGGATGAGCAGGAGGAAGATGAAAAGACCAAAAATGTTTGGGGCAGAGGTAAAGGGGCATACTATGACAAACAGCTTGGTGAAAGTGGTGATGATGAGTTGGATTATGAGGAGGAGGTGCAAAGGATCCAAAAAGAAAATCAAGAAAATCTGTCTATGAAAGATTTTGGATTAGAAGATGGTGAAAGTGATGAAGAGAATGATGGCACAAAG CAGGCATCCAACCATGAAACCAAAATGAAAGAAAACCTTGCTGTCCTATCAAGCAATGACAAAATGGGTGTGCTATACAG TTCTGCTCCTGAACTCGTTAGCTTGTTGTCTGAGTTGAAGGAGGCCCATGAAGAATTTAGGGCTATAGGACAGCTCAACAATCAG GTGACAGCTGGTCTAGGCAAAGCTAAAGGTGGAATGCTACCTTTGGAAGTGAAGAAAGCTTGTTTGCTTGCTTATTGTCAAGCTATTACCTTCTACCTCCTTATGAAAGCTGAGGGGTTGTCCGTGCAGGATCATCCTGTAATTTCTCGCCTTGTAGAGACCAAGAATATGGTAGACAAG ATGAAGCAAGTCACCACGAATCTAGGTAGGCAAGAGGGGAGCACTGATGGCCATAACATGGATAGTGGCACCATCCAAGCTGATAAGATAGTCTCATTGGACAAACAGGAGGGCAAATGTAGCAAA GGTGCTGAAGTCTCTGAATCGAGAAAGAGTGAGCCTTCTAATAATGATCGCCACAAAGTTAACAAAGAGAAGAACAAG GATGAGCACATAGGCTTGCAAAGCCTggaaatgttgaaagtaagagCCAACCTTGAGGAAAGATTAAAGAAAAAGGGGCTCTATAATTTGACAAGATCGAAGCCAGAGAAGTTGTCAAAAACCAGGACAACTAGTAATCA AAGAGACCTGCAGACATTGGATGACTTTGATGATGAAGTGCAGAGGAATAATCAAATGATGAAACCTAGCAAGCTTGTGGCAGCTGCTGCTAAATCTAATAAAAACAAG TTTGTTTCTGGTGATGATGATCTTCCAAAGCGAGATAATGTTGGTGAAAGGCGGAGGAAACATGAGCTTCGTGTCCTATCAAGAGTAGGAGCTAACTCAGTTGAATATGATCATGAGTTGCCAGAAGATGGTGACGGTTCTGAAGACGAGTTCTATCAGGATGTGAAAAGACAGAGGACTGAAAAACTGTCATTTAAGAATGAGAAGTACTTACC AACTCGTGGCATTCAACCCGTGGAGGAAGAAACTGAAGgagatggcaagaggaagatTTCATATCAG ATCGAGAAGAACAGGGGCTTGACACGTTCCAGAAATAGGGACAAGAAGAATCCGCGAAAGAACTACAGG GATAAGCATAAGAAAAAGCTTGTCAAGCGGAAAGGCCAAGTGCGTGACATCAAGAAGCCATCCCGTCCCTATGGAGGTGAAATGTCCGGCATCAACCCTAACGTTAGCCGCAGCGTTCGGTTCAAGAGTTAA
- the LOC101760070 gene encoding something about silencing protein 10 isoform X3: protein MGKRPRTTPRRAPARPPPKSKRTDELAAMSDSDDDEIEAFHKQQDMIPLDDDDARESEDDDMEQPVFDLKGVSDSETDDGEGEENDNMEANYEDWDKGYIAKLKRAARVVKQIAGGDDSMDEQEEDEKTKNVWGRGKGAYYDKQLGESGDDELDYEEEVQRIQKENQENLSMKDFGLEDGESDEENDGTKQASNHETKMKENLAVLSSNDKMGVLYSSAPELVSLLSELKEAHEEFRAIGQLNNQVTAGLGKAKGGMLPLEVKKACLLAYCQAITFYLLMKAEGLSVQDHPVISRLVETKNMVDKMKQVTTNLGRQEGSTDGHNMDSGTIQADKIVSLDKQEGKCSKVLTLDKVKQGAEVSESRKSEPSNNDRHKVNKEKNKDEHIGLQSLEMLKVRANLEERLKKKGLYNLTRSKPEKLSKTRTTSNQDLQTLDDFDDEVQRNNQMMKPSKLVAAAAKSNKNKFVSGDDDLPKRDNVGERRRKHELRVLSRVGANSVEYDHELPEDGDGSEDEFYQDVKRQRTEKLSFKNEKYLPTRGIQPVEEETEGDGKRKISYQIEKNRGLTRSRNRDKKNPRKNYRDKHKKKLVKRKGQVRDIKKPSRPYGGEMSGINPNVSRSVRFKS, encoded by the exons ATGGGGAAGAGGCCGAGGACGactccgcggcgcgcgccggcaCGGCCCCCTCCGAAGTCCAAGCGGACCGACGAGCTGGCGGCGATGTCcgactccgacgacgacgagattGAAGCAT TCCACAAGCAGCAGGACATGATCCCccttgacgacgacgatg CGAGGGAGTCGGAGGATGACGATATGGAGCAGCCCGTGTTCGACCTGAAG GGTGTTTCTGATAGCGAAACTGATGATGGCGAAGGAGAAGAGAACGATAACATGGAAGCTAACTATGAAGATTGGGACAAAGGGTATATTGCAAAAT TAAAAAGAGCAGCGAGGGTTGTGAAACAAATTGCTGGAGGTGATGATAGCATGGATGAGCAGGAGGAAGATGAAAAGACCAAAAATGTTTGGGGCAGAGGTAAAGGGGCATACTATGACAAACAGCTTGGTGAAAGTGGTGATGATGAGTTGGATTATGAGGAGGAGGTGCAAAGGATCCAAAAAGAAAATCAAGAAAATCTGTCTATGAAAGATTTTGGATTAGAAGATGGTGAAAGTGATGAAGAGAATGATGGCACAAAG CAGGCATCCAACCATGAAACCAAAATGAAAGAAAACCTTGCTGTCCTATCAAGCAATGACAAAATGGGTGTGCTATACAG TTCTGCTCCTGAACTCGTTAGCTTGTTGTCTGAGTTGAAGGAGGCCCATGAAGAATTTAGGGCTATAGGACAGCTCAACAATCAG GTGACAGCTGGTCTAGGCAAAGCTAAAGGTGGAATGCTACCTTTGGAAGTGAAGAAAGCTTGTTTGCTTGCTTATTGTCAAGCTATTACCTTCTACCTCCTTATGAAAGCTGAGGGGTTGTCCGTGCAGGATCATCCTGTAATTTCTCGCCTTGTAGAGACCAAGAATATGGTAGACAAG ATGAAGCAAGTCACCACGAATCTAGGTAGGCAAGAGGGGAGCACTGATGGCCATAACATGGATAGTGGCACCATCCAAGCTGATAAGATAGTCTCATTGGACAAACAGGAGGGCAAATGTAGCAAAGTACTAACACTGGATAAAGTGAAACAA GGTGCTGAAGTCTCTGAATCGAGAAAGAGTGAGCCTTCTAATAATGATCGCCACAAAGTTAACAAAGAGAAGAACAAG GATGAGCACATAGGCTTGCAAAGCCTggaaatgttgaaagtaagagCCAACCTTGAGGAAAGATTAAAGAAAAAGGGGCTCTATAATTTGACAAGATCGAAGCCAGAGAAGTTGTCAAAAACCAGGACAACTAGTAATCA AGACCTGCAGACATTGGATGACTTTGATGATGAAGTGCAGAGGAATAATCAAATGATGAAACCTAGCAAGCTTGTGGCAGCTGCTGCTAAATCTAATAAAAACAAG TTTGTTTCTGGTGATGATGATCTTCCAAAGCGAGATAATGTTGGTGAAAGGCGGAGGAAACATGAGCTTCGTGTCCTATCAAGAGTAGGAGCTAACTCAGTTGAATATGATCATGAGTTGCCAGAAGATGGTGACGGTTCTGAAGACGAGTTCTATCAGGATGTGAAAAGACAGAGGACTGAAAAACTGTCATTTAAGAATGAGAAGTACTTACC AACTCGTGGCATTCAACCCGTGGAGGAAGAAACTGAAGgagatggcaagaggaagatTTCATATCAG ATCGAGAAGAACAGGGGCTTGACACGTTCCAGAAATAGGGACAAGAAGAATCCGCGAAAGAACTACAGG GATAAGCATAAGAAAAAGCTTGTCAAGCGGAAAGGCCAAGTGCGTGACATCAAGAAGCCATCCCGTCCCTATGGAGGTGAAATGTCCGGCATCAACCCTAACGTTAGCCGCAGCGTTCGGTTCAAGAGTTAA
- the LOC101760070 gene encoding something about silencing protein 10 isoform X1, whose amino-acid sequence MGKRPRTTPRRAPARPPPKSKRTDELAAMSDSDDDEIEAFHKQQDMIPLDDDDARESEDDDMEQPVFDLKGVSDSETDDGEGEENDNMEANYEDWDKGYIAKLKRAARVVKQIAGGDDSMDEQEEDEKTKNVWGRGKGAYYDKQLGESGDDELDYEEEVQRIQKENQENLSMKDFGLEDGESDEENDGTKQASNHETKMKENLAVLSSNDKMGVLYSSAPELVSLLSELKEAHEEFRAIGQLNNQVTAGLGKAKGGMLPLEVKKACLLAYCQAITFYLLMKAEGLSVQDHPVISRLVETKNMVDKMKQVTTNLGRQEGSTDGHNMDSGTIQADKIVSLDKQEGKCSKVLTLDKVKQGAEVSESRKSEPSNNDRHKVNKEKNKDEHIGLQSLEMLKVRANLEERLKKKGLYNLTRSKPEKLSKTRTTSNQRDLQTLDDFDDEVQRNNQMMKPSKLVAAAAKSNKNKFVSGDDDLPKRDNVGERRRKHELRVLSRVGANSVEYDHELPEDGDGSEDEFYQDVKRQRTEKLSFKNEKYLPTRGIQPVEEETEGDGKRKISYQIEKNRGLTRSRNRDKKNPRKNYRDKHKKKLVKRKGQVRDIKKPSRPYGGEMSGINPNVSRSVRFKS is encoded by the exons ATGGGGAAGAGGCCGAGGACGactccgcggcgcgcgccggcaCGGCCCCCTCCGAAGTCCAAGCGGACCGACGAGCTGGCGGCGATGTCcgactccgacgacgacgagattGAAGCAT TCCACAAGCAGCAGGACATGATCCCccttgacgacgacgatg CGAGGGAGTCGGAGGATGACGATATGGAGCAGCCCGTGTTCGACCTGAAG GGTGTTTCTGATAGCGAAACTGATGATGGCGAAGGAGAAGAGAACGATAACATGGAAGCTAACTATGAAGATTGGGACAAAGGGTATATTGCAAAAT TAAAAAGAGCAGCGAGGGTTGTGAAACAAATTGCTGGAGGTGATGATAGCATGGATGAGCAGGAGGAAGATGAAAAGACCAAAAATGTTTGGGGCAGAGGTAAAGGGGCATACTATGACAAACAGCTTGGTGAAAGTGGTGATGATGAGTTGGATTATGAGGAGGAGGTGCAAAGGATCCAAAAAGAAAATCAAGAAAATCTGTCTATGAAAGATTTTGGATTAGAAGATGGTGAAAGTGATGAAGAGAATGATGGCACAAAG CAGGCATCCAACCATGAAACCAAAATGAAAGAAAACCTTGCTGTCCTATCAAGCAATGACAAAATGGGTGTGCTATACAG TTCTGCTCCTGAACTCGTTAGCTTGTTGTCTGAGTTGAAGGAGGCCCATGAAGAATTTAGGGCTATAGGACAGCTCAACAATCAG GTGACAGCTGGTCTAGGCAAAGCTAAAGGTGGAATGCTACCTTTGGAAGTGAAGAAAGCTTGTTTGCTTGCTTATTGTCAAGCTATTACCTTCTACCTCCTTATGAAAGCTGAGGGGTTGTCCGTGCAGGATCATCCTGTAATTTCTCGCCTTGTAGAGACCAAGAATATGGTAGACAAG ATGAAGCAAGTCACCACGAATCTAGGTAGGCAAGAGGGGAGCACTGATGGCCATAACATGGATAGTGGCACCATCCAAGCTGATAAGATAGTCTCATTGGACAAACAGGAGGGCAAATGTAGCAAAGTACTAACACTGGATAAAGTGAAACAA GGTGCTGAAGTCTCTGAATCGAGAAAGAGTGAGCCTTCTAATAATGATCGCCACAAAGTTAACAAAGAGAAGAACAAG GATGAGCACATAGGCTTGCAAAGCCTggaaatgttgaaagtaagagCCAACCTTGAGGAAAGATTAAAGAAAAAGGGGCTCTATAATTTGACAAGATCGAAGCCAGAGAAGTTGTCAAAAACCAGGACAACTAGTAATCA AAGAGACCTGCAGACATTGGATGACTTTGATGATGAAGTGCAGAGGAATAATCAAATGATGAAACCTAGCAAGCTTGTGGCAGCTGCTGCTAAATCTAATAAAAACAAG TTTGTTTCTGGTGATGATGATCTTCCAAAGCGAGATAATGTTGGTGAAAGGCGGAGGAAACATGAGCTTCGTGTCCTATCAAGAGTAGGAGCTAACTCAGTTGAATATGATCATGAGTTGCCAGAAGATGGTGACGGTTCTGAAGACGAGTTCTATCAGGATGTGAAAAGACAGAGGACTGAAAAACTGTCATTTAAGAATGAGAAGTACTTACC AACTCGTGGCATTCAACCCGTGGAGGAAGAAACTGAAGgagatggcaagaggaagatTTCATATCAG ATCGAGAAGAACAGGGGCTTGACACGTTCCAGAAATAGGGACAAGAAGAATCCGCGAAAGAACTACAGG GATAAGCATAAGAAAAAGCTTGTCAAGCGGAAAGGCCAAGTGCGTGACATCAAGAAGCCATCCCGTCCCTATGGAGGTGAAATGTCCGGCATCAACCCTAACGTTAGCCGCAGCGTTCGGTTCAAGAGTTAA